The Vibrio marisflavi CECT 7928 region TGTCTTTTATTCGACTATTCGACGCTTCTACGTTTTCTTGAATGTTAGCTAAGTTATTAATACTGTGGCTTAGCCTGTTTTGTTTCGCACCGAGCTCAGCTCGTTGCGAATCAATATATCTGAGTGCTCCATCGATAACAGCAACACCGTTTTGCGAACCTCCAACCGTCGTGATATCAATATCTCTCACCGTGGTTAGCTGCCCTGGTCCACCTTCTAAACCAAGCTCAGTTGCTAGCCCGCCAGAAATATTCAAGTTACCGCGGATATTTGGCTCAGCAAAAAACAGCTGCAGCTTACCTTCACCATCAACCGACGCCTTGAACAAGTGACTCTGACCGTTAATGTAAGTGGCTAGTTCTTCTATATCATCACCCGGTTTAGCCGCGATATCGATGACCTGCTGCTCGCCATCAGGCGTTGTGAATTCAAATTTTAAGTCCCTGGCGTTAGCTGGCACTCCCCAACTTTCACCCTTTCCATTGTTTGCTACAAAAGATTGACCACCCATTTGAGGCTCATCAGCACGAATACTCGTTAAACTAATGATCATTGCTTCACCAGAGCTCGCACCTATTTGGAAAGCAGACTCTCCAAACGAACCATTAAGTAGCTTACGCCCACCAAAAGAAGTGGTCTCTGCAATACGGTTTAACTCTGTCTGCAACGCACGAGACTCTTGGTCTAACGCAATCCGCTCTGACGCTGAGTTGGTGCCATTTGCTGATTGCAAAGCTAAGTCTCGCATACGAACAAGTACATTGGTTGCTTCATTCATTGCCCCTTCGGCAGTCTGCGCAATAGAGATACCGTCATTCGCGTTACGCATTGCTACATCTAAACCTCTTGACTGAGCAGTCAAACGGTTCGAAATCTGCAAACCGGCTGCATCATCTTTAGCGCTATTGATCCGGTTACCCGAAGACAATCGTTCCATCGATGTATTAAGCTCGCCAGTGGCTTTATTTAAGTAACGCTGAGCAGTTAGTGCTGAGACGTTAGTATTTACTGTAATGGTCATAAGTTTGCACTCCTAGTGAGTTCGCAACTCCTTGCGAAGCGGCCAGCTTAATCTCAGTTGGAGGTACTGACCGTATGGGCAATGTTATTTTCTATAGCGAAATGAATTGCCGTTTTTATTCACTCTAATCTAGTTAATCCAATTAGCGTGCCAACTTTTAAACTTACATCCAAAATAATTTTAAACTATTTAATTTCAACCATTTAAATAATAAAAAGGAAGAAATAAATTGTTAGTTATTGCTCACTACCTACCGTTTGCCGTTTGATTGCCGCATTAGGTAATTACTGCGGCAATAACAGGTTAGGGTTAGTAATCCCAGTATTCTCTTCGCACATATGGCATAGCACATAAGGCGACAAAGATAGCCAATATCCACTCAACGAATTGAAAGGATATTGGCTGAATTAGATATAGTTAAATAATGTTAAGTCTTTGGTTTTGCCGAAAGCCAATTGGGAAGCTTTTAGCGCTCGCTCGTTCTCGTTAAACTCGATAACCGCTTGAGCGTAATCCAAATCCTCAAATGTACTTTTGGATTTTTTCAAAGAAAGCTGGAAGTCTTCATGCTGCTGTTCTTGAAAGTCGATGGTGCTAAGTCTTGCACCAACGTCGGAACGAGCTTTATTCAAATGAATAAATGCTGCATGAAATTCTTGAACCAATTGTTGAAGTTTGGCGGTATTTGAGGCATCGGAAACAGAACCTGTCGAATACTCTAGCGCATCTTTAAAAGTGTCAAATACGCTAAATGTTTTCCTTGGCTCAAGTGAAAGTGAGTCTCCTGCCGTCACTTGGCCTTTAAGCTGGATAGTCAGTTCGTTATATTTGATGCCCACAGAGGAATCATATTCTCCCGATTGGACAGTACTACCATCTTGCTCAAGCTGGTAACCAAACTGGCCATTTGGCAGTTCGTTGAAAGTAACGGTATAGATAGACTTATCATCAGGATCAAGATTTCTCGCTCTTTCAAATAACAGCTCTGAACCTTCCTGCAATTGGTACTGAGGTTCATAGTCACCGAATGGATTATCGATCTCCATGAACACCTTACTACCCGGATCATTGATCGGTACCTCTAAGCTGTTCGCCACCTTCATTTTGCGCTGATAGTCGTCACCGTTGTATGTCACACGACCTTCATTGTCTCTAAAAAATGGCTGGGTCTTGGGCTTAGTACCAGAAAATATGTAGTTACCTGATGCGTCTTGTACGTTGGATAGAACCAAAAAGTTATCTGCTAATTCAGTCAACTCACGTTTCATAGCTTCTCTATCTTCTGCAGATAGTGAACCATTGATCATTTCCATCAGTGTACGGCGGGCTTCGTCCGTAAAATTCTCTGCATTGTCGATAATAACTTCATGGTTCTCTAAACGGTTTCGAACCAATGTTATAGCACTCAAGTACTGTCGAATTTGTTCTGACTGCTGCCCGAGCTCTTGAATATAGTGGGCGGCTAACGGGTCATCACTTGGCGATAGCAATTTTTTACCGGAGGCAAGTTGAGCTTGGTTGTGGTGAATTTTTGCCTCTTGCCGCCTGATATCATTTTGTATCGACTGATAGTTATGGAAGCTAGAAATTCGATTAAGCATACTCTACCTCCCCTATCTCAGCTGCAAAATGGTGTTAAAGGTATCATTCGCGGCCTGCATTATGCGCGAAGAAGCCATGTAAGTTTGCTGAAACTTCATCATATTTGCCGCCTCTTCATCCAAGTTAACCCCAGATATAGAAGCAATTCGCTCTTGTGCTGATTCTTTCTCCAAGCGAGAAATATCTGTTAAGCGAGAAGCCGTTGCAGTCCTTAAACCAATCTCAGAGCTTAGGTTGTGGTAAACGTCAAGAACAGTAGACTCACCGTTGTTCAGCGTTTTTTCTGTTTGCAAGTTCTGCATCTTCAGCAAGTTGCCGTTATCACCTTCTGATGGTACTAAGTTTGCGGTAAATTTATCATTCGGCAGAGCGCCTGCTGTAAGCTCAAAGGTCGTTCCCTGCACTGTTACAGGGCCAGAAGGTGGATAATCCTGTGGCTGGGTAAGAGGTTTGCCCTTTGTATCTGTCACCACAAATTGATCGCCAAGAGGTGAAACCAATACTTCAAACTCTCTAAGCTGTCCTGCTTTTAAAATGTTGAATTTCGCACTACCTTGTGCAAACGTTGTAGATGCCTCGTAACTTTGAGCGGCAATAGCCGTTGCATCATTGGTTTCCATCTTCATTTGCTCAGCCGCGCGGCGAGTTGGCCGAATGAGTACCCTTTCACCTTTCGCTAAGTCGTTGCGAATCTCAACCTTCATACCGTCAATCAAAATAGCTCCACCAACCACAGGGACCGTTAGCATCTCTCCAGAAGGCTTGGTAATGGTGTAGTCGCTACCATCATATTTTAGTGAGTATTCACCCGCTCTAATCTGGCTTGGATCTTCAATAAACGCAGCTAGATCAGCCGTTGAATCACCATAAGTTACGATACGAGATTTAGCGATAGTTTCAGTGTTCACGTCAGTGAAAATATTACGGCCAATATTCCCACGCAGATCTAGCCCTTGTGATTGCAATTTATTTACTTGGTAAGAGAATATCGCAGCCATCCGGCCTAACTGATCCATAATCAGCGGAATATCGTGGTCACGCATATCCATCATTGAGCCAATTTTGCCATCAATATCGGTACTTCCGATCGCTTTCACGCCTTTACCCTCGATCATGGCTAAGCGTTTTTTATGTACATCGGGGTAACCATCAATCAGCTTAAGCGTGCTGGACTCTGTCCCTGAAACGAGTGTGTGTCCGTTGCCGATTAGAATATTGAAGCCGTCAGCTCCTTTACGCGGAGTGACTGTCACTTTTGTATATTCCGACAATTCTGCAATAAGCCTTTCATGCTCATCCATCAAGTCATTATGGGGACCAGGTGTTCTCATCATCAAGCGCTGGAGATCTCTTAGCTCAAGGCCCAATTGGTTTACACGCTCTATGCCCATTTCAAGCTTACTATTAGACACTTCAGATTGACGACGCACCGTATCATAGAACTCATTCATGCTCTTGCTGATAAGCTCTGCTTTTTCCAGTACTATTTTTCGGGCGCCAACATCATTCGGGCTATCGGCAAGTGTTTTAACTGCATCAAACCACTCGTTAAAATGCTCAGGTATTTTTTTAGAGGCAACCGAAGACAGCATATCCACTAACATTTGTAGATTTTCTTCAACGTCTTTCTTGTTGGCAAAGTTGGTAGTCGATAGATTCAACTCATTAACGGCAAATTGGTCCCACGAGCGGCGAACTTTTTCCACATGCACACCCATGCCATAGGTCTCGCCTCCGTATCGTCTTGGCATGTTGGTAGCCTGAACGACGGACTGACGGCTATAACCTTCTGTATTCACATTAGAAATATTGTGACCAGTGGTATTTAGCTGTTTCTGAGCAGTGAGGACGCCTTGCAGTCCCACATTCAGAATATCCGATGACATATTGCCCCCAAAGTGTTGCAAAAATCAGTAGTTACTGAATCTATTAGTAACTAGAGCAAAATACGTGCCATCGAGTATATTTAGAGTTTTATAGGGAGGACTAATACTTTGGAAACAATTGGATAGGAGTGAATGATCACCACATTCATAGAAGAAGCTTAGTGATAGAAAACCAATGAACTTAACTCGGTTGAGGCTAGTTCATTTTATCAATACGTTGTTTAATTCTCAGGATTTTCTCGGAATATTGTGGGTCTGTAGCATAACCTGCTTGGTGAATACCACGAATAAACCCTTCAGAATTTGATTGACTAGCAAGCGTATTAGCGTAACGCGGATTGCTATTAAGAAACTGAACGTAATCGTTGAAACTGTCTTGATAGCTGTCGTACGAGCGGAACGCGGCTTGCTCTACGACAGGCATGCCATCTTGGTATTCCAGCGTTTGAGTAGATACTTTGTTACCTTGCCAGCTTCTATCCGCTTTTATATTAAATAAGTTGTTACTACTACCTAGACTATTTTTCACCACTTTTTGCCCCCAACCGGTTTCGAGCGCAGCTTGAGCTAGTAGCAAAGAGGAGTCCACACCAAGAGCTTTTGCTGCTTGGTCGGCATACGGGCGCATTGATGAAATAAATGACTCTGGGGAAGAAAATGACACAGGAGAAGTAGTTTTCGTCACAGAAGCTACTTGTGGCTGCACGTTTGCATCCACTTTCTGGTTATATCGATGCACTTTTTTCATCACATCATCAAAATTGGAGGAACGAGCTTGCGCGTCAGGGTTGTCAATTTGCCCTTTACTTAACTGAGCAACAATCATGTCTGCTAAGCCAAGAGAGCCAGAAGAACTTAAGTCACTCGCCATCTGCTCATCAAGCATATTGCGATAAAACTGACCATTTTGGCTGTTGGTCATATCTGACTCGAAAGCCGAATTCGCGTTACGCATGGATTTGAATAGCATAGAAGTAAAAATGGCTTCAAACTGCTTAGCTGCAGCGGTTAGCGCCGCTTTTTCGCTATCCTTGTCACCACTGACACCTTGCTGACGCAGCTTGTCTAAACTCGCCAAGTCGTGAATAAAACCAATATCGTTGCCATTGTCTATCATTGTCATACCCCTTAGATGATAATCAATTGGCCTTCAATCGCGCCAGCTTGCTTTAATGCTTGAAGAATAGCCATCAAATCTGAAGGCGCAGCACCGACTTCGTTTACCGCTCTAACCAGCTCATCCAATGTTGGGCCCGGTGCAAATTTGAACATTTTGCCCTTTTTTTCTTTTACCTGAATATCAGAATCAGGTGTCACGACGGTTTGGCCTGTTGAATAAGGGTTTGGCTGACTGACGTTCCAGTTTTCTTTGATTGCGACAGTCATGCCACCATGGGTAACAGCAGCAGGCTTTAATCTCACATGGCTACCAACGACAATGGTACCTGTGCGAGAATTAACAATAATTTTTGCAGCACCATCAGCAGTTTTAAACTCTAAGTTTTCAACTGCTGATAAAAATGCGACACGCTGACTTATATCTCTTGGAGCTCGGACTTTTATAGATGTTGAATCAACCGCAGATGCCATGTTAGGTCCGAGAAAGTTGTTCACGGTATCGGCTAGTCGCTGAGCGGTCGTAAAATCTGGGTCAACTAAGTTAAACGTGATGTAATCACCACGACCGAAAGGAGTCGGCACTTCTTTTTCAACTGTAGCTCCACGAGAAATCAATCCAACAGCTGGGTTATTACCCACCAGCTTTGAACCATCCGCCCCAGAAGCACTGAAGCCACTTACAACTAGGTTTCCTTGAGCAACAGCATAAACATTACCGTCGACACCTTTTAAGAAGGTTTGCACTAAGGTACCACCACGCAGGCTTTTTGCCGCACCGATAGAAGATACGGTCACGTCTACCGTCTGACCTTGTTTAGCAAAAGGAGGTAAGTCAGCAGTGACAATAACGGCAGCAACGTTTTTGGTTTTTGGTTTAGTGCCCGGTGGCAACTGAATGCCGAATCTCTCGAGCATGGCATTAAAGCTTTGGTCGGTAAAAGGGGTTGACTCTCCTGTTCCAGGTAAGCCTGTCACCAAACCATAGCCAATCAACTGGTTGCTACGAACTCCAGATATTTCCGCTATATCTTTGATACGGGCTGCACTTGCGGTTGCGGCAATAGCGGCTGACAAAAAGGTAAGAAATCCCAATATTAAAAGTTGCGTTCTTATCATCGTATATCCCTTACCTTGTGTAATCTATTCCATCAATGTCATCAAACCGACACTATAGAGCGACATTAAAGAATCGTGCCAAGAATCCAGGTTCCTGCATATCTTGGTTGGTTCCTGTACCAGAATATTGGATTCGAGCATTAGAAATTCGGTTGGACGCGATAGTATTATCGAAAGTAATATCGTCAGGTCGAATGGTTCCACTTAAGCGAATGTACTCATCTCCAGCGTTTAGAGTCAGCCATTTCTCACCACGAATAACCAAATTGCCGTTCGCCAGTACTTCAATCACTTCAACCGTAATCGAACCGCTAATACTGTTGCTCTGATTGGCTGCCGCGCTGCCACTGAATTTATTGTCGCTCTTTAAGCTATATGAAAAGTTATAGTCTTTAATCTTGAGCTCTTGGCCACCTACGCTAAGTGGATCCATTGAATCATCGTTACTTTTGGACAAGTCAGCATCTGCACTTTTGGCTGCTTTGGTATTTTCATCCAAAGTTACTGTGATAATGTCACCGACTGCTCTTGGCTTTGAGTCATCATATAAGCTATTCACACCGACAGAGCTAAATAAAGAGCCAGTTTCAGCGATATAGTGTGATGGCTTGTGTTTAGGGTGAATAGGAGCCCAAGCTGGGTCGCCAGCAATAGGGTCGGTTCGACCGCGAAGAGTATCAACAATCCCAGACTGGCTCTCTTCTTCGGCCTTGTCTCCCTCTACTGCATCAACAGTTGTCGTTCCTGCTATCTGCTCCGGGGTTTCAATCGGCCCGTCAATCAGCGTGCAACCAGAAAGAAGTGCGATAGAAATTAAAGCTAATAGGCGAATCATGATGCTACCTCACTTATCCACTACAGTTGCTGATTAACAAAGCTAAGCATCTTGTCTACAGCAGAAATGACTTTGGAGTTCATCTCATAGACTCTCTGAGCTTCAATCATGTTGACTAACTCTTCAGTCACATTTACGTTGGAGGTTTCCAACATGGACTGGCGAATATCACCAAACCCATCAAGACCAGCCACTCCTTCCTGAGGGTCTCCACTCGCACCTGTCGGCAAATATAAGTTTTGCCCGATAGGTTCAAGGCCGCCTGGGTTGATGAAATCTGTGGTAGTGATTTGCCCTAGCACTTGATTGTCTTGTTGTCCTCGGATGCGAGCTGATACTTCACCATCAGTACCGACAGTTATTGAAATCGCATTGTCAGGTACGACTATCTCAGGCTGTAAAGGGTAGCCGCTACCAGAGGTAACAATCATGCCTTCACCATTCAGTGTAAACTGACCATTTCTGGTGTAACCGATGTTGCCGTCTGGCATCAGTATCTGGAAAAAACCGTCACCTTCAATCATCATATCAAGTGAGTTTGAGGTAGTTTGCGCGTTACCATTTGTATGTACTTTTTGTGTCGCGACTACCTTTGAACCTGCACCTAGCATTAAACCACTTGGTAACTCAGTATTTTGCGAAGACTGGGCACCCGGCTGATTAATATTTTGATAGAACAAATCTTCAAAGACAGCACGTCCCTTTTTGAAGCCAATAGTCGATGCGTTGGCCAAGTTATTGGAAATAGTTGAAATGTTTGTTTGCTGAGCGTCTAGGCCAGTCTTACTTACCCACAATGCTGGTTGCATAATATTCTCCTTAAAGCGCTAACTAGCCCATCCGCAATAACGTATCGGATGCCTTGTCCATATCTTCTGCAGTGCTCATCATTTTTACTTGCATTTCAAACTGCCTTTGCAAGTCAATCAAGTTAGTCATTTCACCGACGGCGTTGACGTTACTGCCTTCAAGAGCACCAGTAAGTAATTTGATTTGGGCGTCTGCCTCATAAACCGCGTTGGGATCTTTCGAGCGAAATAAACCCACACTGTCCTTATATAATGTTTTATTGTCGATTTTTGTTAGTTTGATTCGGTCAACAGTTTCAATCGCATCTGCGGGAGCACCTTGCGGCACCACTGAGATAGTACCGTCATTGCCAATTTCTACTTTGCTAATAGGGATTGGTAAAGTGATCGGTGCACCTGTTTCCCCTAAGACTGCATGGCCTCGGCTATTTACCAAGAGACCATTAGGGTTGATTTTGAGGTTGCCGTCACGAGTCAAGCCTTCCTTTCCCGCTGCATCAAGCACAGAAATCCAACCGTCACCTTGCACAGTTACATCGAGATCTCTACCTGTGGTAATGACACTGCCCTGTTCAAAGTTGTTCCCTGGCCTTTCGGTCATGCTAAATACACGAGTTGGCAAACCTTCACCATATGCTTGCATGGAACGAGCTTGCTCTAAATCAGCACGAAAACCTGTAGTGCTTACATTTGCGAGGTTATTGGCTCTAAGCTGCATAGCCTGCATATTCTGCTTTGCGCCACTCATTGCCAAGTACAGTGAACGATCCATAAAACGGCTCTCCCTAATCTCAATACACTAGGTAAAGCAATTCATGTGCCAAGTTGATTTATCATTATTTTACAAATAGATAGAATGCAGTAGAGAGTTTTATGCTCAATATAAAGCGGAGGTAAATAAAAGCGGCAGATAAACTCAGCAATATTTTGCCTGGGGGTGAGCTTGTCTGCCGCCTTGTAGACGAACCGAATTAACGGATTTGTAGGATGTTTTGTTGTAGTTGGTTGTGTACTTCAAGCGAACGTGAGTTTGCTTGGAAGTTACGCTGCGCGGTAATTAAGTCCACCAGCTCTTGGGTCATATCGATGTTGGACTGCTCTAACGTACCACTACTGACACCACCAAATGACCCTTTATTCGACTCACCCCAAATTTTATGACCAGAGAACTGAGTCGCATCCCATTGAGTACCACTTTTCTTGTCAAGACCTTGGTCATTGGCAACCCTCACCAATGCCAAGCGGCCTAGGATGATATTCTGACCATTCGAATAGGTACCAAGAACACTACCGTTTTCATCAAAGTCAACTTTGGTTAAGAAACCGGTTGTCGCGCCATCTTGGTCGAACTTAGTCAATTCAAATGGGGCGGCAAATTGTGTCGCAGAATCTAAACCGAAAGATATTTTTTGAAGCCCGTCGGCACCGTTTAGGTTAATTGGATTCGCACCTTCACCTAATGGTTCTGTCACAACGTTATTACCACTGTTGATGCTCGCCAAAGTGCCGTCATTATTAAACTTCAGCGTATTACCGACTTGGCCCAGTGCATTTGTTGCGTCACCACCAACAATATTGACTGGCTTCTCACCTTCACTGTCTGTCACTGTGTAGTACGCTTGCCAAGTATTTGCTTGGTTT contains the following coding sequences:
- a CDS encoding flagellin, whose amino-acid sequence is MTITVNTNVSALTAQRYLNKATGELNTSMERLSSGNRINSAKDDAAGLQISNRLTAQSRGLDVAMRNANDGISIAQTAEGAMNEATNVLVRMRDLALQSANGTNSASERIALDQESRALQTELNRIAETTSFGGRKLLNGSFGESAFQIGASSGEAMIISLTSIRADEPQMGGQSFVANNGKGESWGVPANARDLKFEFTTPDGEQQVIDIAAKPGDDIEELATYINGQSHLFKASVDGEGKLQLFFAEPNIRGNLNISGGLATELGLEGGPGQLTTVRDIDITTVGGSQNGVAVIDGALRYIDSQRAELGAKQNRLSHSINNLANIQENVEASNSRIKDTDFAKETTQLTKSQILQQAGTSILAQAKQLPNSALSLLQ
- the flgE gene encoding flagellar hook protein FlgE; protein product: MSYVALSGISAAQLDLNTTSNNIANANTYGFKESRAEFGDVYSNSLFTQAKTTPGQGVQANKVAQQFHEGSSVYTNNPMDLRISGTGYFAVAKDRLVPQQNELTRNGAFHLNKDNYMVTSNDEFVLGYQVNKDTGDVLSYEPSPLNIPAEFGKPKETSNIEAGFNLPANGELKNPALFDYTDPETYNRSTSSTIYDSMGSSYKLTAYYLKDQNQANTWQAYYTVTDSEGEKPVNIVGGDATNALGQVGNTLKFNNDGTLASINSGNNVVTEPLGEGANPINLNGADGLQKISFGLDSATQFAAPFELTKFDQDGATTGFLTKVDFDENGSVLGTYSNGQNIILGRLALVRVANDQGLDKKSGTQWDATQFSGHKIWGESNKGSFGGVSSGTLEQSNIDMTQELVDLITAQRNFQANSRSLEVHNQLQQNILQIR
- the flgK gene encoding flagellar hook-associated protein FlgK, producing the protein MSSDILNVGLQGVLTAQKQLNTTGHNISNVNTEGYSRQSVVQATNMPRRYGGETYGMGVHVEKVRRSWDQFAVNELNLSTTNFANKKDVEENLQMLVDMLSSVASKKIPEHFNEWFDAVKTLADSPNDVGARKIVLEKAELISKSMNEFYDTVRRQSEVSNSKLEMGIERVNQLGLELRDLQRLMMRTPGPHNDLMDEHERLIAELSEYTKVTVTPRKGADGFNILIGNGHTLVSGTESSTLKLIDGYPDVHKKRLAMIEGKGVKAIGSTDIDGKIGSMMDMRDHDIPLIMDQLGRMAAIFSYQVNKLQSQGLDLRGNIGRNIFTDVNTETIAKSRIVTYGDSTADLAAFIEDPSQIRAGEYSLKYDGSDYTITKPSGEMLTVPVVGGAILIDGMKVEIRNDLAKGERVLIRPTRRAAEQMKMETNDATAIAAQSYEASTTFAQGSAKFNILKAGQLREFEVLVSPLGDQFVVTDTKGKPLTQPQDYPPSGPVTVQGTTFELTAGALPNDKFTANLVPSEGDNGNLLKMQNLQTEKTLNNGESTVLDVYHNLSSEIGLRTATASRLTDISRLEKESAQERIASISGVNLDEEAANMMKFQQTYMASSRIMQAANDTFNTILQLR
- the flgL gene encoding flagellar hook-associated protein FlgL, which translates into the protein MLNRISSFHNYQSIQNDIRRQEAKIHHNQAQLASGKKLLSPSDDPLAAHYIQELGQQSEQIRQYLSAITLVRNRLENHEVIIDNAENFTDEARRTLMEMINGSLSAEDREAMKRELTELADNFLVLSNVQDASGNYIFSGTKPKTQPFFRDNEGRVTYNGDDYQRKMKVANSLEVPINDPGSKVFMEIDNPFGDYEPQYQLQEGSELLFERARNLDPDDKSIYTVTFNELPNGQFGYQLEQDGSTVQSGEYDSSVGIKYNELTIQLKGQVTAGDSLSLEPRKTFSVFDTFKDALEYSTGSVSDASNTAKLQQLVQEFHAAFIHLNKARSDVGARLSTIDFQEQQHEDFQLSLKKSKSTFEDLDYAQAVIEFNENERALKASQLAFGKTKDLTLFNYI
- the flgH gene encoding flagellar basal body L-ring protein FlgH, producing the protein MIRLLALISIALLSGCTLIDGPIETPEQIAGTTTVDAVEGDKAEEESQSGIVDTLRGRTDPIAGDPAWAPIHPKHKPSHYIAETGSLFSSVGVNSLYDDSKPRAVGDIITVTLDENTKAAKSADADLSKSNDDSMDPLSVGGQELKIKDYNFSYSLKSDNKFSGSAAANQSNSISGSITVEVIEVLANGNLVIRGEKWLTLNAGDEYIRLSGTIRPDDITFDNTIASNRISNARIQYSGTGTNQDMQEPGFLARFFNVAL
- the flgJ gene encoding flagellar assembly peptidoglycan hydrolase FlgJ; amino-acid sequence: MIDNGNDIGFIHDLASLDKLRQQGVSGDKDSEKAALTAAAKQFEAIFTSMLFKSMRNANSAFESDMTNSQNGQFYRNMLDEQMASDLSSSGSLGLADMIVAQLSKGQIDNPDAQARSSNFDDVMKKVHRYNQKVDANVQPQVASVTKTTSPVSFSSPESFISSMRPYADQAAKALGVDSSLLLAQAALETGWGQKVVKNSLGSSNNLFNIKADRSWQGNKVSTQTLEYQDGMPVVEQAAFRSYDSYQDSFNDYVQFLNSNPRYANTLASQSNSEGFIRGIHQAGYATDPQYSEKILRIKQRIDKMN
- a CDS encoding flagellar basal body P-ring protein FlgI gives rise to the protein MIRTQLLILGFLTFLSAAIAATASAARIKDIAEISGVRSNQLIGYGLVTGLPGTGESTPFTDQSFNAMLERFGIQLPPGTKPKTKNVAAVIVTADLPPFAKQGQTVDVTVSSIGAAKSLRGGTLVQTFLKGVDGNVYAVAQGNLVVSGFSASGADGSKLVGNNPAVGLISRGATVEKEVPTPFGRGDYITFNLVDPDFTTAQRLADTVNNFLGPNMASAVDSTSIKVRAPRDISQRVAFLSAVENLEFKTADGAAKIIVNSRTGTIVVGSHVRLKPAAVTHGGMTVAIKENWNVSQPNPYSTGQTVVTPDSDIQVKEKKGKMFKFAPGPTLDELVRAVNEVGAAPSDLMAILQALKQAGAIEGQLIII
- the flgF gene encoding flagellar basal-body rod protein FlgF, whose protein sequence is MDRSLYLAMSGAKQNMQAMQLRANNLANVSTTGFRADLEQARSMQAYGEGLPTRVFSMTERPGNNFEQGSVITTGRDLDVTVQGDGWISVLDAAGKEGLTRDGNLKINPNGLLVNSRGHAVLGETGAPITLPIPISKVEIGNDGTISVVPQGAPADAIETVDRIKLTKIDNKTLYKDSVGLFRSKDPNAVYEADAQIKLLTGALEGSNVNAVGEMTNLIDLQRQFEMQVKMMSTAEDMDKASDTLLRMG
- the flgG gene encoding flagellar basal-body rod protein FlgG — protein: MQPALWVSKTGLDAQQTNISTISNNLANASTIGFKKGRAVFEDLFYQNINQPGAQSSQNTELPSGLMLGAGSKVVATQKVHTNGNAQTTSNSLDMMIEGDGFFQILMPDGNIGYTRNGQFTLNGEGMIVTSGSGYPLQPEIVVPDNAISITVGTDGEVSARIRGQQDNQVLGQITTTDFINPGGLEPIGQNLYLPTGASGDPQEGVAGLDGFGDIRQSMLETSNVNVTEELVNMIEAQRVYEMNSKVISAVDKMLSFVNQQL